In a single window of the Prinia subflava isolate CZ2003 ecotype Zambia chromosome 3, Cam_Psub_1.2, whole genome shotgun sequence genome:
- the NDUFB4 gene encoding NADH dehydrogenase [ubiquinone] 1 beta subcomplex subunit 4, whose protein sequence is MASGPPPAAAKLYGPNRYVSLPAELDADTHDLSPEKRRAEAERLAIRSRLKRQYLLQINDPSPPAIIENPALIRWAYAKSQNVYPTFRPTPKMSFLGAVYGLGPLLFWIFVLKATRDRKEKHIQEGKRKPSPLSVFL, encoded by the exons ATGGCGTCGGGGCCGCCTCCGGCGGCGGCCAAGCTGTACGGGCCCAACCGCTACGTCTCGCTGCCCGCCGAGCTCGACGCCGACACCCACGACTTATCGCCGGAGAAGCGCCGCGCCGAGGCCGAGCGCCTGGCCATCCGCTCCCGGCTCAAGCGGCAGTACCTGCTGCAGATCAATGACCCCAGCCCGCCCGCCATCATC GAAAATCCCGCCTTGATCCGCTGGGCCTATGCGAAGTCCCAGAACGTGTACCCCACTTTCCGCCCGACACCCAAGATGTCCTTTCTAGGAGCTGTTTATGGGTTAGGCCCCCTCCTCTTCTGGATCTTTGTCTTAAAAGCTACCAGG GATCGTAAGGAGAAGCATATCCAGGAAGGTAAACGCAAGCCATCACCGCTCAGTGTATTCCTCTGA